In the genome of Hymenobacter taeanensis, one region contains:
- a CDS encoding glycosyltransferase family 4 protein — MKILFVVPYPVGKAPSQRFRFEQYLPLLTEAGHTWHLTSFIDLATWDILYKPGHALAKATGIVLGFLRRFVLLFSVAQYDYVFIHREASPIGPPVFEWIIAKLLRKRVIYDFDDAIWLPNTSEANKIVAGVKWHHKVGSICRWAYKISCGNEYLATYARQFNNCVMVNPTTIDTVHLHNQVRNQLTPERLVIGWTGTHSTLKYIEQVVPVLSKLEQEFDFEFRVISNEPPKLPLKSLVFVPWKKETEIADLLQFHVGLMPLEDDIWAKGKCAFKALQYMALGEPALVSPVGMNTEVVQDGYNGYVCTDLADWENALRLLLQAPPLRSELGKHARHTIEERYSVTANLPNFLALFT, encoded by the coding sequence ATGAAAATACTCTTTGTGGTTCCCTACCCGGTTGGAAAAGCACCCTCCCAACGATTCCGGTTTGAACAGTATCTACCGCTGCTCACAGAAGCCGGACACACCTGGCATTTAACTTCGTTCATTGATCTGGCCACTTGGGATATATTGTACAAGCCGGGCCACGCATTAGCAAAAGCTACCGGTATAGTATTGGGCTTTTTACGCCGGTTTGTATTGCTTTTTAGTGTAGCTCAGTACGACTATGTGTTTATTCACCGAGAAGCTTCACCTATTGGGCCGCCTGTGTTTGAATGGATAATTGCTAAACTGCTTAGGAAGAGAGTAATATATGATTTCGACGATGCTATTTGGTTGCCAAATACCTCGGAGGCCAATAAAATAGTGGCCGGGGTAAAGTGGCATCATAAAGTAGGGAGCATTTGCCGGTGGGCATATAAAATAAGCTGCGGCAATGAGTACCTAGCCACCTACGCCCGACAGTTTAACAACTGTGTAATGGTGAATCCTACAACTATTGACACTGTTCACCTGCACAATCAGGTGCGCAACCAGCTCACCCCCGAACGATTAGTGATTGGCTGGACGGGTACACACTCTACTCTAAAGTATATTGAGCAGGTAGTACCTGTTTTGAGTAAGCTAGAGCAGGAATTCGACTTTGAATTTAGGGTTATTTCTAACGAGCCGCCAAAGTTGCCGCTTAAGTCGCTGGTGTTCGTGCCTTGGAAAAAAGAAACAGAAATTGCTGATCTTTTGCAATTTCATGTAGGCCTGATGCCGCTGGAAGACGATATATGGGCAAAAGGCAAATGCGCTTTTAAGGCATTACAGTATATGGCTTTGGGAGAGCCTGCGCTGGTTTCGCCGGTGGGCATGAATACCGAAGTAGTTCAAGATGGCTATAATGGGTATGTCTGTACAGATCTTGCGGATTGGGAAAATGCATTGCGCCTGCTACTGCAGGCTCCACCTTTGCGCAGCGAGCTAGGTAAACATGCACGACATACTATTGAAGAGCGTTACTCAGTAACGGCTAATCTGCCCAATTTTCTGGCATTGTTCACTTGA
- a CDS encoding tol-pal system protein YbgF — translation MQLENVDVAPNAVDTKGWLLLDKDIQTELEGAVYNLYNFKYDKAERQFRSLRRRYPNHPMPYFLLGLSTWWKIVPTNNQTKQYDKLFFAYMDTAITKGEKLYTADNRNYEACFFLAAAYGFDGRLHADRRDWRKATVSAKRALDYLEISKEANGLSPEFLFGQALFNYYSIWIPDNYPLLKPVLLFFPKGNKALGLQQLRNVADNGFYVGPEARVFLMKILLNEENKPEAAMPIARYMASTYPDNAYCQRFYALVCFNQGEFRECERVSREILDKLNQGLPGYEAISGRYATYFLGWLMQNKYKDFTKAKDYYLRCIVFAESTAETSGGFYLYATLALARIADKEKDVKTAIRYYTIVREKSERNSEQYNEARAYLKKNKK, via the coding sequence GTGCAACTCGAGAACGTGGATGTTGCCCCCAATGCGGTTGACACCAAGGGCTGGCTCTTGTTAGACAAGGATATTCAGACCGAGCTAGAGGGGGCGGTATACAACCTGTATAATTTCAAGTATGACAAGGCTGAGCGGCAGTTTCGCTCCTTGCGGCGGCGCTACCCCAACCACCCAATGCCTTACTTCTTACTAGGCCTTAGTACCTGGTGGAAAATAGTACCCACTAACAACCAGACGAAACAGTACGACAAGCTGTTTTTCGCCTACATGGATACGGCTATTACAAAGGGCGAAAAGCTCTATACCGCCGATAACCGCAACTACGAAGCGTGTTTCTTCCTAGCAGCTGCGTATGGCTTTGATGGCCGCCTCCACGCAGACCGCCGCGACTGGCGCAAAGCTACCGTCAGTGCCAAACGCGCCCTCGATTATCTGGAGATTAGCAAAGAAGCGAATGGACTAAGCCCCGAGTTTCTGTTTGGCCAGGCGCTATTTAATTATTACTCTATCTGGATACCAGATAACTACCCTTTACTGAAGCCCGTTCTGCTGTTTTTCCCGAAGGGGAACAAGGCACTAGGCCTACAGCAACTTCGCAACGTGGCCGACAACGGCTTTTATGTAGGGCCAGAGGCGCGGGTATTTCTCATGAAGATTCTCCTTAATGAGGAGAACAAACCAGAGGCCGCGATGCCCATTGCCCGCTACATGGCTTCTACCTATCCCGATAACGCGTATTGCCAGCGCTTCTATGCCTTAGTCTGCTTCAATCAGGGCGAATTTCGGGAGTGCGAACGTGTAAGTCGTGAGATTCTGGACAAGCTCAACCAAGGTCTTCCTGGCTATGAGGCTATCAGCGGGCGCTATGCTACCTATTTCCTGGGTTGGCTCATGCAGAACAAGTACAAGGATTTTACAAAAGCAAAGGACTACTACTTGCGCTGCATCGTTTTTGCGGAGAGCACTGCTGAAACATCTGGTGGCTTCTACCTCTATGCTACCTTGGCCTTGGCACGTATAGCCGACAAAGAAAAGGATGTCAAAACCGCAATCCGGTATTACACGATAGTACGTGAGAAATCAGAGCGTAACTCGGAGCAATACAACGAGGCAAGAGCGTACTTGAAGAAAAACAAAAAGTAA
- a CDS encoding M20/M25/M40 family metallo-hydrolase, translating into MKLLHTLCQIAAPSGNEAPLSEFLLNYIQQNKERWKTQPTVLQGEEFQDCIILVFGRPRTAVFAHIDSIGFTVRYGKQLVRIGGPDAETGYQLVGEDAQGKIECTLVVSERDGALTYEYEREIERGTELTFRCDFRETDTTVQSCYLDNRLGVWNALRLCETLQDGVIVFSCWEEHGGGSVAYLAKYIYETYGVRQALISDITWVTEGVRPGKGVVISLRDSLIPRRSYVERIRRLAQEAGIPHQLEVEGSGGSDAKELQHGSQPWDWCFIGAPEDNVHSPDEIVDKRDIESMLALYQVLLQKL; encoded by the coding sequence ATGAAGCTTTTACACACCCTATGTCAGATTGCCGCACCCTCCGGCAACGAAGCTCCTTTATCTGAATTCCTACTAAATTATATTCAGCAGAATAAAGAAAGGTGGAAGACTCAACCAACCGTTTTACAAGGTGAAGAGTTTCAGGATTGTATTATCCTGGTATTCGGAAGACCTCGTACTGCCGTTTTTGCGCACATTGATAGCATTGGATTCACCGTCCGGTACGGGAAGCAGTTAGTTCGAATTGGAGGCCCCGATGCTGAAACAGGCTACCAACTAGTGGGCGAAGATGCTCAGGGAAAAATTGAGTGCACGCTTGTAGTAAGCGAGCGAGATGGAGCACTTACCTACGAATATGAGCGGGAGATTGAGCGAGGTACTGAGCTAACATTTCGCTGTGATTTTAGGGAAACAGACACCACGGTGCAGAGCTGCTATTTGGATAACCGACTGGGAGTTTGGAATGCGCTTCGCTTATGTGAGACGCTGCAGGATGGTGTCATTGTTTTCTCTTGCTGGGAAGAGCATGGGGGAGGCTCCGTGGCCTACCTGGCTAAGTACATTTACGAGACATATGGGGTTCGACAGGCACTCATTTCGGATATTACGTGGGTAACGGAGGGCGTGCGGCCTGGTAAGGGAGTGGTTATTTCTCTGCGCGACTCCCTGATTCCGCGTCGCAGCTACGTGGAGCGTATCCGGCGTCTTGCGCAAGAGGCCGGTATTCCGCACCAATTGGAGGTGGAAGGCAGCGGGGGCTCTGATGCTAAGGAGCTGCAACACGGCTCACAACCGTGGGACTGGTGTTTTATAGGGGCTCCGGAAGACAATGTGCACTCGCCAGACGAGATAGTGGACAAGCGCGACATTGAGAGCATGCTTGCCTTATATCAGGTATTGCTGCAGAAGCTGTAG
- a CDS encoding sodium-translocating pyrophosphatase, whose protein sequence is MMNVLYVVPALGVLALLYTWVRSGWVTRQDAGDERMRTIAGYIADGALAFLKAEYRVLTIFGLIASAFLFYLGSTGEKSSPVIVGAFLVGAIFSALAGFIGMKIATKANVRTAQAARTSLSNALNVSFSGGSVMGMGVAGLAVLGLGSLFIVFYQMFVVSQNGGANGVEMEKALEVLTGFSLGAESIALFARVGGGIYTKAADVGADLVGKVEAGIPEDDPRNPATIADNVGDNVGDVAGMGADLFGSYVATILATMVLGREVVARGDQFQGLSPILLPMVIAGMGILASLVGILMVRVKENGNVQAALNLGNYVSVLVSAVASYFIIRWMLPTEDLTIRGITFSAMNVFYAVLVGLVVGTLMSIITEYYTAMGKRPVLSIVRQSSTGHATTVIGGLAVGMESTVLPIIVLAAGIVLSYECAGLYGVAIAAAGMMATTAMQLAIDAFGPIADNAGGIAEMSELPKEVRERTDILDAVGNTTAATGKGFAIASAALTSLALFAAFMGTANITSIDISNARVLAGLFVGAMIPFIFSALAISAVGRAAMAMVQEVRRQFREIPGIMEGTGRPEYEKCVAISTQAAIREMMLPGAIALVVPVIIGFSFGPEVLGGTLAGVTVSGVLMAMFQSNAGGAWDNAKKSFEKGVMIDGKMEFKGSEAHKASVTGDTVGDPFKDTSGPSMNILIKLMSIVSLVIAPHIAAPSRAVVRREVLPKTEMHARPNVKYADLAPKATDAVFVRMRQL, encoded by the coding sequence ATGATGAATGTTCTTTACGTGGTGCCAGCGCTTGGTGTGCTGGCTTTATTGTATACCTGGGTGCGCTCAGGCTGGGTTACTCGTCAGGATGCTGGCGATGAACGCATGCGCACAATTGCCGGCTACATTGCTGATGGAGCCCTTGCCTTCTTGAAAGCAGAGTACCGAGTGCTAACAATTTTCGGTTTGATAGCTAGTGCCTTCCTGTTCTATTTGGGGAGCACGGGCGAGAAATCAAGCCCTGTTATTGTGGGGGCGTTTTTAGTTGGAGCTATATTTTCAGCATTGGCCGGCTTCATCGGGATGAAGATTGCTACCAAGGCTAATGTGCGGACAGCCCAGGCGGCGCGCACGAGCCTAAGCAATGCCCTGAACGTATCCTTTTCGGGAGGTTCTGTGATGGGGATGGGGGTAGCGGGCCTTGCGGTGCTAGGCCTAGGCTCGCTGTTCATTGTGTTCTATCAGATGTTTGTAGTGAGCCAGAATGGCGGAGCCAACGGGGTGGAGATGGAAAAGGCACTGGAGGTGCTAACGGGCTTTTCATTGGGTGCCGAAAGCATTGCGCTCTTTGCGCGAGTGGGAGGGGGTATTTACACCAAAGCTGCCGACGTAGGAGCTGACCTGGTGGGCAAAGTAGAGGCGGGCATTCCGGAAGACGACCCGCGCAACCCCGCTACCATTGCCGATAACGTGGGCGACAACGTGGGTGACGTGGCTGGCATGGGTGCCGACCTGTTTGGCTCATACGTGGCTACTATTCTCGCCACTATGGTGCTCGGCCGGGAAGTGGTAGCCCGCGGAGACCAGTTTCAGGGACTTTCCCCCATTCTGCTACCCATGGTAATTGCGGGCATGGGTATTCTGGCCTCGCTGGTTGGGATTCTGATGGTGCGGGTGAAAGAGAACGGGAATGTACAGGCGGCCTTAAACCTGGGCAATTACGTTTCCGTGTTGGTATCGGCAGTGGCGTCTTACTTTATTATCCGCTGGATGCTGCCTACCGAAGACCTAACAATTCGTGGTATCACCTTCAGCGCAATGAACGTGTTTTACGCCGTGCTGGTAGGCCTGGTAGTAGGTACCCTCATGAGCATCATTACGGAGTATTACACGGCCATGGGCAAGCGGCCGGTGCTCAGCATTGTGCGGCAGAGTAGCACGGGGCACGCCACTACGGTGATAGGTGGCCTAGCCGTGGGCATGGAGTCTACGGTACTGCCTATTATCGTGCTGGCAGCCGGTATCGTGCTCAGTTATGAATGTGCGGGCCTGTATGGCGTAGCTATTGCGGCGGCCGGCATGATGGCTACTACCGCCATGCAGCTGGCCATTGACGCCTTCGGCCCCATTGCCGATAATGCCGGCGGTATTGCCGAGATGAGTGAGCTGCCCAAGGAAGTGCGGGAGCGGACCGATATTCTAGATGCCGTAGGTAATACCACGGCCGCTACCGGCAAAGGCTTTGCTATTGCCTCCGCGGCGCTAACCTCACTGGCGCTGTTCGCAGCGTTTATGGGCACGGCTAACATCACCTCCATTGATATCAGCAATGCGCGCGTGCTGGCCGGGCTGTTTGTGGGGGCTATGATTCCCTTTATTTTCTCGGCGCTGGCAATTTCAGCCGTGGGGCGGGCTGCTATGGCCATGGTACAGGAGGTACGGCGGCAATTCCGGGAGATTCCTGGGATTATGGAAGGCACCGGCCGGCCGGAGTATGAGAAGTGCGTGGCCATTTCCACTCAGGCGGCCATCCGGGAAATGATGCTGCCGGGGGCCATTGCGCTGGTAGTACCGGTTATCATTGGTTTCAGCTTCGGGCCTGAGGTGTTGGGTGGTACCTTGGCGGGAGTTACCGTTTCGGGTGTGCTGATGGCCATGTTCCAGAGCAACGCCGGTGGGGCTTGGGATAACGCTAAGAAGTCGTTTGAGAAGGGCGTGATGATTGATGGGAAGATGGAGTTTAAGGGCTCTGAGGCGCACAAGGCCTCCGTAACTGGCGACACTGTAGGTGACCCGTTTAAGGATACATCTGGCCCTTCCATGAACATTCTCATCAAGCTCATGAGCATTGTGTCGTTGGTAATTGCACCGCACATTGCCGCGCCAAGCCGGGCCGTAGTGCGTAGAGAAGTACTGCCCAAAACCGAGATGCACGCGCGGCCAAATGTGAAGTACGCCGATCTGGCTCCCAAGGCCACCGACGCAGTATTTGTGCGCATGCGCCAGCTCTAA
- the hpt gene encoding hypoxanthine phosphoribosyltransferase, with product MWWVKPLCQTSGAAFSTTFGPIFAQGPNPIRMNPDHISLHNKQFEPYLPAAQLTTAIQELATRLTQDYADKTPLFVAVLNGSFMFVADLMKGLRFDCEVSFIKVASYQGTSSTGSVKEVLGLSEDIKGRHVIIVEDIVDTGHTMRMLLDTLAAKQPASLEVATLFLKPECLQHELPIRYVGLSIPNDFIVGYGLDYDGLGRNYPDVYKAV from the coding sequence ATGTGGTGGGTTAAGCCGCTCTGCCAAACAAGTGGGGCGGCTTTTTCTACTACCTTTGGGCCCATCTTCGCCCAGGGCCCTAACCCCATACGGATGAATCCGGACCATATTTCACTGCATAACAAGCAGTTTGAGCCGTACCTGCCAGCTGCGCAACTAACTACGGCTATTCAGGAACTGGCCACCAGGCTTACGCAAGACTACGCTGACAAAACGCCCTTGTTCGTGGCAGTGCTCAACGGCTCCTTCATGTTCGTGGCTGACTTAATGAAAGGCCTCCGTTTCGATTGTGAGGTGTCGTTCATCAAAGTAGCTTCTTACCAAGGTACTAGCAGCACCGGCAGCGTAAAAGAAGTTCTAGGCCTGTCAGAAGACATCAAAGGCCGGCACGTTATCATTGTAGAGGATATTGTGGATACCGGCCACACCATGCGTATGCTCTTGGATACCCTTGCGGCCAAGCAGCCTGCTTCTCTGGAAGTGGCTACCTTGTTTCTGAAGCCAGAGTGCCTGCAGCATGAGCTGCCGATCCGGTACGTAGGCCTGAGTATTCCCAACGATTTTATTGTGGGCTACGGGCTTGATTATGATGGCTTAGGCCGCAACTACCCCGACGTGTATAAAGCAGTATAA
- a CDS encoding adenylate kinase: MLNLVLFGPPGAGKGTQSQKLIAQYNLVHLSTGDLLRAQIAQGTDLGLRAKKLMDEGLLVPDEVVIGMIDHALKNNKQAAGFIFDGFPRTVPQAESLDQLLAQHNTSVSCMVALEVAEEELVKRLLERGKTSGRPDDQDETKIRKRVTVYNTETAQVAGYYAKQGKFHSLNGIGAIEDIYGQICGILNKHQPATAQDSRQATDEVKA; this comes from the coding sequence ATGCTGAATCTCGTGCTCTTCGGCCCTCCCGGTGCCGGTAAAGGAACGCAAAGCCAGAAGCTCATTGCTCAATACAACCTGGTACATCTTTCCACCGGCGACCTGCTCCGTGCTCAAATTGCGCAGGGTACTGACCTAGGCCTACGGGCAAAAAAACTGATGGACGAAGGTCTGTTGGTGCCTGATGAAGTGGTAATCGGCATGATTGACCATGCGTTGAAAAATAACAAGCAGGCGGCCGGCTTCATCTTCGATGGCTTCCCGCGGACAGTTCCTCAGGCCGAGAGCCTCGACCAACTGCTGGCCCAGCACAACACCAGTGTGTCATGCATGGTGGCGCTGGAAGTGGCCGAGGAGGAACTAGTAAAGCGGCTGTTGGAGCGCGGTAAAACCTCCGGCCGGCCCGATGACCAGGACGAAACCAAAATTCGTAAGCGGGTAACGGTATATAATACTGAAACGGCGCAGGTGGCTGGGTACTATGCTAAGCAGGGTAAATTTCACTCCCTAAACGGTATTGGCGCTATTGAAGACATATACGGTCAGATCTGTGGCATCCTTAACAAGCACCAGCCGGCTACTGCTCAAGATAGCCGACAGGCAACCGACGAAGTAAAAGCGTAA
- the obgE gene encoding GTPase ObgE, whose translation MASNNFIDYVKINCRSGKGGAGSHHFFRAKGLPNGGPDGGDGGRGGHIILEGSSQLWTLLHLQYQKHLIAKPGENGGENLRSGAQGDDIIIQVPLGTVARDAETGEKKLEITEDGQRLILTPGGRGGLGNDHFKSATNQAPSYAQPGEPGIDEWVILELKLLADVGLVGFPNAGKSTLLSVVSAAKPKIADYAFTTLTPNLGVVAYRDYKSFVMADIPGIIEGAAEGKGLGTRFLRHIERNSILLFMISCDSPDIAAEYQVLLSELQQFNPELLEKKRLLAISKSDMLDEELEEEIRGTLPTDLPSVFISSLTNKNIQKLKDMIWEALHAE comes from the coding sequence ATGGCTTCCAATAATTTCATTGACTACGTTAAAATCAACTGTCGCTCGGGCAAGGGCGGAGCTGGTTCTCACCACTTCTTTCGGGCCAAAGGCCTGCCTAACGGCGGACCCGATGGGGGCGATGGCGGCCGTGGGGGGCATATTATTCTGGAAGGCAGCTCCCAGCTCTGGACGCTGCTACACCTGCAGTACCAGAAACACCTGATTGCTAAACCCGGCGAGAATGGTGGCGAAAACCTGCGCTCAGGTGCTCAGGGTGATGATATTATTATTCAGGTGCCATTGGGTACTGTTGCCCGTGACGCGGAAACCGGCGAGAAAAAGCTGGAAATAACCGAAGACGGCCAGCGCCTAATCCTGACGCCCGGTGGGCGGGGTGGCCTCGGCAACGACCACTTTAAGTCAGCTACCAACCAGGCCCCCAGCTATGCCCAGCCCGGTGAGCCCGGTATTGATGAGTGGGTAATTCTGGAACTGAAACTGCTGGCCGACGTGGGGTTGGTAGGTTTCCCGAATGCTGGTAAAAGCACGCTGCTCTCAGTTGTATCGGCGGCCAAGCCCAAGATTGCCGATTACGCCTTTACCACGCTCACGCCCAATCTTGGGGTAGTGGCCTACCGCGACTATAAGTCGTTTGTGATGGCCGATATTCCGGGTATCATCGAAGGCGCAGCAGAAGGCAAAGGCTTAGGTACACGCTTCTTGCGCCACATTGAGCGCAACTCCATCCTGCTGTTTATGATCAGCTGCGACTCGCCGGACATTGCGGCAGAGTATCAGGTGCTGCTGAGTGAGTTACAGCAATTTAACCCCGAGCTGCTGGAGAAGAAGCGCCTGCTGGCCATTTCAAAATCCGACATGCTTGATGAAGAGTTGGAGGAAGAAATCCGTGGGACCCTGCCCACCGATTTGCCTTCTGTGTTCATCTCTAGCCTCACCAACAAAAATATCCAGAAGCTAAAGGATATGATTTGGGAGGCGCTGCACGCGGAGTAA
- a CDS encoding nucleotide exchange factor GrpE, whose product MADDKTPQSEETQFDQAADHVTGELPQEPNAPEIGEVEASDDTAQAASSGVDAELSALKDKYLRLAAEFENYKRRTTKERADLFKTANQELMVALLPVLDDFDRARHHTKDTDDASAVRESIDIISNKLQKTLSQKGLVPMEAKGGAFDPELHEAITQIPAPSDELKGKIVDEIEKGYYLGDKVIRHAKVVLGQ is encoded by the coding sequence ATGGCTGACGATAAAACACCACAATCAGAAGAAACTCAATTCGATCAAGCAGCTGACCACGTAACTGGTGAGCTGCCTCAGGAGCCTAATGCCCCCGAAATAGGGGAAGTAGAAGCCTCAGACGATACCGCTCAGGCTGCTAGCTCTGGCGTTGATGCCGAGTTGAGTGCCCTGAAGGACAAATACTTGCGCCTGGCCGCTGAGTTTGAGAACTATAAGCGCCGCACCACCAAGGAGCGCGCTGACTTGTTCAAGACGGCTAACCAGGAGCTAATGGTGGCTTTACTGCCCGTGCTCGATGACTTTGACCGGGCCCGCCATCACACCAAAGACACCGACGATGCCAGCGCCGTGCGCGAGAGCATTGATATCATTTCTAATAAGCTCCAGAAAACCCTAAGCCAGAAGGGCCTTGTTCCGATGGAAGCTAAAGGGGGCGCATTCGATCCGGAGCTGCATGAAGCCATTACTCAGATTCCGGCCCCATCGGATGAGCTGAAGGGCAAGATTGTAGACGAGATTGAAAAGGGCTACTACCTCGGCGACAAGGTAATCCGCCACGCAAAGGTGGTATTGGGCCAATAA
- the dnaJ gene encoding molecular chaperone DnaJ, producing the protein MATKRDYYEVLGVAKNASGDEIKKAYRKVAIKFHPDKNPDDPTAEDKFKEAAEAYEVLSDQNKRARYDQYGHQGMGGNGGGPNMEDIFSQFGDIFGGGGFEGFFGGGGRGQGGRRVRKGSNLRIKLKLDLEEVANGVEKKIKVKRYVACNTCSGTGAKNGTDLRDCGTCHGQGQVKRVVNTMLGQMVSTATCPTCNGEGKVVTSKCVVCHGEGRQLHEEVIPINIPAGVAEGMQLSMNGKGNYPERGGVAGDLLIQIEEEPHELLKRDGNNIMFEQYISFVDAALGASIEVPTIEGKVKIKVDPGTQPGKILRLRGKGIKDINGYGRGDQLIHLSVWTPKSVTGEERELLEKLRNAQNFTPNPGKNEKGFFEKVKEYFQ; encoded by the coding sequence ATGGCAACGAAGCGAGATTATTATGAGGTGCTGGGCGTAGCCAAAAACGCGTCGGGTGATGAGATTAAGAAGGCCTACCGTAAGGTGGCCATCAAGTTTCACCCCGATAAAAACCCCGACGACCCCACGGCCGAAGACAAGTTCAAGGAGGCCGCTGAGGCCTACGAGGTATTGTCGGACCAGAACAAGCGCGCCCGGTATGACCAGTACGGCCATCAGGGCATGGGCGGCAACGGTGGTGGCCCGAACATGGAGGACATCTTCTCCCAGTTCGGTGACATCTTCGGGGGCGGCGGCTTCGAGGGCTTCTTCGGCGGCGGTGGTCGTGGCCAGGGTGGCCGGCGTGTGCGCAAAGGGTCTAACCTACGCATCAAGCTAAAGCTTGATTTGGAGGAGGTAGCCAACGGCGTCGAGAAAAAGATTAAGGTGAAGCGCTACGTGGCCTGCAACACCTGCTCGGGCACAGGCGCTAAAAACGGCACTGACCTGCGCGACTGTGGCACCTGCCACGGCCAAGGCCAGGTAAAGCGCGTGGTGAACACCATGCTAGGCCAGATGGTGAGCACCGCTACGTGCCCCACTTGTAACGGCGAAGGCAAAGTAGTAACCAGCAAGTGCGTCGTTTGCCACGGCGAGGGCCGCCAGCTCCACGAAGAGGTTATCCCGATCAATATTCCGGCTGGGGTAGCAGAAGGCATGCAGCTTTCTATGAACGGCAAAGGCAACTACCCCGAGCGTGGTGGTGTGGCCGGTGACTTGCTCATTCAGATTGAGGAGGAGCCACACGAGTTGCTCAAGCGTGATGGCAACAACATCATGTTCGAGCAGTACATCTCGTTTGTGGACGCGGCCTTGGGTGCCAGCATTGAGGTGCCGACCATTGAGGGCAAAGTAAAGATCAAGGTTGACCCGGGTACCCAGCCCGGCAAGATCCTGCGCCTGCGCGGCAAGGGTATCAAGGACATTAATGGGTACGGCCGCGGCGACCAGCTCATTCATCTCAGCGTTTGGACGCCCAAGAGCGTAACGGGTGAAGAGCGGGAGCTGCTGGAGAAGCTGCGCAACGCCCAGAACTTTACTCCGAACCCCGGCAAGAACGAGAAAGGCTTCTTCGAGAAAGTGAAGGAGTACTTCCAGTAA